AATGGCATGAAACGTATCAGAACGGCGCTAAATATGGTAGCTCACAGTTTCTATGCAACTTGGTTTGCCTTTGGTAGTTTTGAAAAGGGTGAGCTGTTTGGCTTGCCTAATGTAATAGCAACGACCAACATTAATCCTGAAAATCTAAAAAATTACACAAGCAATGACCAGTTTAATGTCAACGTCAAACCAATACTGGAAGCTTTTGATAAAAATAATTCTTTAAGGGCTGTCAGCATTGTGCTTGCAGAGCACCCGTTGAAGAAGTGGATTGATGAGGTAATCAATTTGGATTGGCCTAAGTCTGAGGAAAATCTTGAGGCTAAAGCTGAAAAACATTTGAGAGAAGAGCTTGGCATCACCGCCAAGAATATAAATAAAACGACAATAAAAACACAAGCTAGAAAACAAATAGAAAAATTAGGTTCGATATATGATCATATGGCAGCTAATTTCGGAGGTGATAGCAAGTACGCAAAACTCCTAAAAGAGATTTTTGATGAATTGTCTAAAGAACCAGCGCCAAATTCGTCAAATCAGCCGCAACCTAATATACAGCTGACAGGACAAGGTCAGGACAAGGAACCAGAGTAATGCTCCAGCGCACCTTGACTGAACACGCCGCTGAGTGTTTTTTTGGCGATGAAAGATTAGCCGCACGACTGTGGCAGCACTTGCTAAAGTCAGCTGACGGTCTGGAGTCTGACCATTGGCATCGACTGCAGGATGATTTATATCATTTGCTAGTAGAGGGCTTGGAGGCGCGCCATCCTCGCGAGCACCGGCTGACCGATGTGCGCCAGTTGATGGGGCGCATACTTGATGGTGACTTGTTGCTGACGCCAAAACTGCCGTGGCTGGACGAGCTACAACAGAGGCTATTGCAGCGCAATGGCGACTTGCTGTGCTACCTTGAGAGTGAGGTGCAGGCGTATGTGCGCCTTGCAGCGGGGCTGGACCCTACGTTGTTGGCCGGCTGGCATTTAGCACAGTGGCTGAATGACATGCCTCTGCCACCGATACACGACATCCGCCGCGTGGTGTCCGCGCAGACTGCATTTTTCGCCCCATCTGGAAACCCATCACTACCGTTTGCCGAGGGGCATGTGCATTTCTGGGGCATCACAACCGATTGCGCGATTCTCGACGATTATCTGCTGTCGGGTGACGAGTTAAGACTCGGCAACAATGCAAGTCAGTGGCAGAGAGAGCAGCACGACAACTTGGAGACTCTGTTGCAGCGCGCGCGGCAACTGTTGGTGTTGTTGCTGGAATCCGACGAGCAGACCAAGCGGCCCCAAAATACTAAGGACAATCAGCCATGTTGTTCGGAAGGTTGGCCGCAGCATCTGGCGCGGCTCAATCTTGCCATGCACTCCTCTACCCTCAAGCCAGACTGGGATTTGCTTGCCGCTAGCCTACATACTACCAACGTTGGTAGTGCGGATTGGCTACTGAGCGAGTTTGCATTGGCAATGAAGCGTGGCGATGCCAATCGCTGGTTGTGGCTGTATGTCTATCTTTGTCGCCGCTATTGCCAACCTGATACCCATCCACTGCAACGCGCGGCCATCTTGTGTTTCTGGCAGACCGTGAACCAGCTGCGTAGTAATCTGATAATGGACGGGCAAGGGCTGACACGCTTTGCCGAGCGCTACTATCAATCAGGGCTCGGTAGGGGTGGCGACTATCAAGGGAATATGCGCCGATTGTGGGCAGGTCGTGCTGATGTGGCAGAGATCAAGTCAGCGCCGCTGGCATTTAAGCCGGCGTTTGTCGGCAAGATCGCTGGCGGCCTGCTTGCAAATGCCAGTTTGTCCTTGCCAAGCCCCCCCTACATTTTTGGTGAATCTGATATCCTGCTGGATATGCAAGCTTTGGCCGCCATGCAGGCGCTGGAACGCTGGCAATTCTGTGGCCACTTTTTTCGTTCACAAACTCACAAGCAAAATCAGCGCCCCAGGCCGGATCTTAAGAAGTTGTGGAAAGAGGCTGAAAAGCTGATACGCAATCTACAAAGTGCTTCCGGCTGGAACGCACCCGAGTTTTTAGGCGGCAAACAGAATCAAAATTTCCATTTCCAACCGGCTAGATGGTTTCGTGGGTTAGATGTGGCAGGTGATGAAAACGCATTAAAAATTGAATGGTTTGCGCCAGTACTGCGTTGGCTGCGTAGCGGCTTCAAACCACTGTCGGATGGCGAACGTGCCAGCACCGGCTTTCATCTGAGTATTCATGCCGGTGAGGATTACGCCCATCCGGCATCGGGCATGCGCCATATAGACGAGACAGTACATTTTTGTAAGATGCGTGAAGGCGACCGGCTGGGCCACGCCTTAGCGCTGGGCATAGTCCCGAAAAAGTGGGTTGCACGGCAAGGCGAGATGATACTGCCACTGGACGAGCATCTGGATAATCTGGTGTGGCTTTGGCATCACGCAAGTGTGCTGAGTGCCGTACTGCCGCTGGCGCAGCAGGTATTGCCCCTGTTCGAGCGTCGTATTGCGCGTTTCTGGCGCTTGTCGCGCTGGTGGCAGGTGCCGGATTTGATGGACGTAGATGCGTCTAGCCAGCAGGCGGGGCTGAATTCTGCTGCCGGTTGCGATGATGCGCCTTTGCGTCATGCGACACCGGATGATCTGTATCAGGCATGGTGGCTACGTCGTAATTGTCACTTTCGCCTAAATGAGGTTGGTGATAGCTGGCAAATCACTTCGCAAGAGCTGTGCGCTTTGCCAGATCATCAAGAATTGAGCGAGAGCAGTACGCTGGCGAGCCAGCTTTATAAGGAACGGCATAAATGGCTGGAGAAAATTACAAATGTGCCTTTGGTGATTGTATGCATGGGAGATGAAGCGGCTGCACATGGTGGATTTAATTCCAAGTTTGGCCGTAAGATTGATGAAGACATTCTGAAAGATATCGACACCCCGGCCGAGCTGGACTTTATGCACGCGCTGCAAGACTGGCTACTAACTGAATACGATAAGCTGGGGCTGATCATCGAGGCGAACCCGACGTCCAATGTCTATATCGCACGACTGAAATCACACGCCGAACACCCGATTTTCCGCTGGTATCCACCAGACGAATCGGTGCTGGAAAGCGGCGCTTCGGCCAACCTTTATGGATTGCGCCGAGGACCTGTGCGTGTTCTAGTGAACACCGATGACCCCGGCATCATGCCGACGACACTACGCACCGAGTTTTTGCTGCTGCGCGAGGCTGCGCTTGAGCTTAAGGTAGGCCGCACATTGGCCGAACGCTGGTTGGAGACCTTACGGCAGTACGGCATCGAGCAATTTCATCGCAATCATTTTCCGGTATTCGAGCCAATTTAAAGGAGAATAATTGTCGGAAAAAATGCACATTTTGCGAAATAGTGAGTCGCCCCGCTTTTTTATATAGCTTCACAGTGGCTGTTGATACAAAAGCCGACTGTGCGCTTAACCGAACGGCTAATGGAAGAGCATGCCAAGGCCGATGACTTTATTCTTCACCGTTAC
The sequence above is drawn from the Pantoea nemavictus genome and encodes:
- the rdrB gene encoding antiviral RADAR system adenosine deaminase RdrB translates to MLQRTLTEHAAECFFGDERLAARLWQHLLKSADGLESDHWHRLQDDLYHLLVEGLEARHPREHRLTDVRQLMGRILDGDLLLTPKLPWLDELQQRLLQRNGDLLCYLESEVQAYVRLAAGLDPTLLAGWHLAQWLNDMPLPPIHDIRRVVSAQTAFFAPSGNPSLPFAEGHVHFWGITTDCAILDDYLLSGDELRLGNNASQWQREQHDNLETLLQRARQLLVLLLESDEQTKRPQNTKDNQPCCSEGWPQHLARLNLAMHSSTLKPDWDLLAASLHTTNVGSADWLLSEFALAMKRGDANRWLWLYVYLCRRYCQPDTHPLQRAAILCFWQTVNQLRSNLIMDGQGLTRFAERYYQSGLGRGGDYQGNMRRLWAGRADVAEIKSAPLAFKPAFVGKIAGGLLANASLSLPSPPYIFGESDILLDMQALAAMQALERWQFCGHFFRSQTHKQNQRPRPDLKKLWKEAEKLIRNLQSASGWNAPEFLGGKQNQNFHFQPARWFRGLDVAGDENALKIEWFAPVLRWLRSGFKPLSDGERASTGFHLSIHAGEDYAHPASGMRHIDETVHFCKMREGDRLGHALALGIVPKKWVARQGEMILPLDEHLDNLVWLWHHASVLSAVLPLAQQVLPLFERRIARFWRLSRWWQVPDLMDVDASSQQAGLNSAAGCDDAPLRHATPDDLYQAWWLRRNCHFRLNEVGDSWQITSQELCALPDHQELSESSTLASQLYKERHKWLEKITNVPLVIVCMGDEAAAHGGFNSKFGRKIDEDILKDIDTPAELDFMHALQDWLLTEYDKLGLIIEANPTSNVYIARLKSHAEHPIFRWYPPDESVLESGASANLYGLRRGPVRVLVNTDDPGIMPTTLRTEFLLLREAALELKVGRTLAERWLETLRQYGIEQFHRNHFPVFEPI